One window from the genome of Aquabacterium sp. A3 encodes:
- the ppnP gene encoding pyrimidine/purine nucleoside phosphorylase: MSTTTLAGTVNTQANVYFDGKCVSHTVTLADGTRKSVGVILPASLTFNTGAPEIMETVAGQCTVKMAGSDEWKTYGPGESYNVPGNSSFEIKVEGEPYHYICHFG; encoded by the coding sequence ATGAGCACCACCACCCTGGCCGGCACCGTCAACACGCAGGCCAATGTGTACTTCGATGGCAAGTGCGTGTCGCACACCGTCACCCTGGCCGATGGCACCCGCAAATCCGTGGGCGTCATCCTGCCCGCCAGCCTGACGTTCAACACCGGCGCGCCCGAGATCATGGAAACCGTGGCCGGCCAGTGCACCGTCAAGATGGCGGGCTCGGACGAATGGAAGACCTACGGCCCGGGCGAAAGCTACAACGTGCCTGGCAATTCGTCGTTCGAGATCAAGGTGGAGGGCGAGCCCTACCACTACATCTGCCACTTTGGCTGA
- a CDS encoding YajQ family cyclic di-GMP-binding protein translates to MPSFDTKLDPNLESVGNAVDTAMKEIGTRFDFKGTSAALEFKKKEKQVIVYGDSDFQIDQVRDVLYNKLTKQKVDIRFMDVGKVEKIGGDKVKQIVTIKAGIESELAKKIVKVIKDSKMKVNASIQGEDVRIQGNKRDDLQAAMALIRKELPDHPFSFDNFRD, encoded by the coding sequence ATGCCCAGCTTTGACACCAAACTCGACCCCAATCTTGAATCCGTTGGCAATGCGGTGGACACCGCCATGAAGGAAATCGGCACCCGATTCGACTTCAAGGGCACCAGCGCCGCGCTGGAGTTCAAGAAGAAGGAAAAGCAGGTGATTGTTTACGGCGACAGTGATTTCCAGATCGACCAGGTTCGTGACGTGCTGTACAACAAGCTCACCAAGCAAAAGGTGGACATTCGGTTCATGGACGTGGGCAAGGTCGAAAAGATCGGCGGCGACAAGGTCAAGCAGATCGTCACGATCAAGGCCGGCATCGAGTCCGAGTTGGCCAAAAAAATCGTCAAGGTGATCAAGGACAGCAAGATGAAGGTCAATGCCAGCATCCAGGGCGAAGATGTGCGCATTCAGGGCAACAAGCGCGATGACCTGCAGGCGGCCATGGCCCTGATCCGCAAGGAGTTGCCAGATCATCCCTTCTCGTTTGACAACTTCCGGGATTGA
- a CDS encoding argininosuccinate synthase produces the protein MSKSTKASPVTKATKPVKVAAAAPVAAPAVAQKAASGVKKVVLAYSGGLDTSIILKWLQDEYGCEVVTFTADIGQGEEIEPARAKALKMGIKPENIHIEDLREEFVRDFVFPMFRANALYEGEYLLGTSIARPLIAKRLVEIAKKSKADAISHGATGKGNDQVRFELGAYALLPGVKVIAPWREWDLLSREKLLAYADKHGIPVEFKKRKGGAPYSMDANLLHISYEGGVLEDPNFEPEANMWRLTVSPEKAPNKAETIELTYAKGDVVAINGVKMTPAQVLTKLNELGGKHGIGRLDKVENRYVGMKSRGCYETPGGTILLTGHRAIESITLDREVLALKDDLMPRYARLVYNGYWFSPERELLQGLIDKSQETVNGTVKLKLYKGTIMCTGRDSKTDSLFDAKISTFDDDGGAYNQADAAGFIKLNALRLRIGANVKAKRAASVRAKPAAKKPAAKKAAPKAAKAK, from the coding sequence ATGTCCAAATCCACGAAGGCCTCTCCAGTCACCAAGGCCACCAAGCCTGTCAAGGTCGCCGCTGCGGCGCCTGTTGCTGCCCCTGCCGTGGCCCAGAAGGCCGCCTCCGGCGTGAAGAAGGTCGTGCTGGCCTACTCTGGCGGCCTGGACACCTCCATCATCCTGAAGTGGCTGCAAGACGAGTACGGCTGCGAGGTCGTCACCTTCACCGCCGACATCGGCCAGGGTGAAGAGATCGAACCCGCGCGCGCCAAGGCGCTGAAGATGGGCATCAAGCCCGAGAACATCCACATCGAAGACCTGCGCGAAGAGTTCGTGCGCGACTTCGTGTTCCCCATGTTCCGCGCCAACGCGCTGTACGAAGGCGAATACCTGCTGGGCACCTCGATTGCCCGTCCGCTGATCGCCAAGCGCCTGGTCGAGATCGCCAAAAAGAGCAAGGCCGACGCCATCTCGCACGGCGCCACCGGCAAGGGCAACGACCAGGTCCGCTTCGAGCTGGGCGCCTACGCGCTGCTGCCCGGCGTGAAGGTGATCGCCCCCTGGCGCGAGTGGGACCTGCTCTCGCGCGAGAAGCTGCTGGCCTACGCCGACAAGCACGGCATCCCGGTGGAATTCAAGAAGCGCAAGGGCGGCGCCCCGTACTCGATGGACGCCAACCTGCTGCACATCAGCTACGAAGGCGGCGTGCTGGAAGACCCGAACTTCGAGCCCGAAGCCAATATGTGGCGCCTGACCGTGTCGCCCGAGAAGGCGCCCAACAAGGCCGAAACCATCGAGCTGACCTACGCCAAGGGTGACGTGGTCGCCATCAACGGCGTGAAGATGACCCCCGCGCAAGTGCTGACCAAGCTCAACGAGCTGGGCGGCAAGCACGGCATCGGCCGCCTGGACAAGGTCGAGAACCGCTACGTGGGCATGAAGAGCCGCGGCTGCTACGAAACCCCCGGTGGCACCATCTTGCTGACCGGCCACCGCGCCATCGAGTCCATCACGCTGGACCGCGAAGTGCTGGCGCTCAAGGACGACCTGATGCCGCGCTACGCCCGTCTGGTCTACAACGGCTACTGGTTCAGCCCCGAGCGCGAACTGCTGCAAGGCCTGATCGACAAGAGCCAGGAAACCGTCAACGGCACCGTCAAGCTCAAGCTGTACAAGGGCACCATCATGTGCACCGGCCGTGATTCCAAGACCGACAGCCTGTTCGACGCCAAGATTTCAACCTTTGACGACGACGGCGGCGCCTACAACCAGGCCGATGCCGCTGGCTTCATCAAGCTGAATGCCCTGCGCCTGCGCATCGGTGCCAACGTGAAGGCCAAGCGCGCGGCCTCGGTTCGCGCCAAGCCTGCCGCCAAGAAGCCTGCCGCCAAGAAGGCCGCCCCCAAGGCCGCCAAGGCCAAGTGA
- a CDS encoding pseudouridine synthase gives MAKKQRLPAGHQHLCDILFDQGFGERRTCDGLILHGLVQVNGQTVDDPEAVFPADGLDMVVEGQPWVSHVRALIMLHKPAGYECSLKPGAWPGVHNLLPPPLRRRGLQPVGRLDQDTTGLLLMTDDGPLLHQLTSPKKNVPKVYEVGCKHPVTQAMCDKLLKGVVLDDDPEPVAAAAAEADTLHLRLTLLQGKYHQVKRMVAAVGNRVETLHRSQIGRLTLPDDMPAGQWRWIDDPAIVLP, from the coding sequence GTGGCCAAAAAACAAAGACTTCCTGCCGGGCACCAGCACCTGTGCGACATCCTGTTCGATCAGGGTTTTGGCGAGCGCCGCACCTGCGATGGCCTCATCCTCCATGGCCTGGTGCAGGTCAACGGCCAGACGGTCGATGACCCCGAGGCGGTGTTCCCCGCCGACGGGCTGGACATGGTGGTGGAGGGGCAGCCCTGGGTCAGCCACGTGCGTGCCCTGATCATGCTGCACAAGCCGGCGGGCTACGAGTGCTCGCTCAAGCCCGGGGCCTGGCCGGGCGTGCACAACCTGCTGCCGCCGCCGCTGCGCCGCCGGGGCCTGCAGCCCGTGGGCCGGCTGGATCAAGACACCACCGGCCTGCTGCTGATGACCGACGATGGCCCTTTGCTGCACCAGCTCACTTCGCCCAAGAAGAACGTGCCCAAGGTGTACGAGGTGGGCTGCAAGCACCCGGTGACCCAGGCCATGTGCGACAAGCTGCTCAAGGGCGTGGTGCTGGACGACGACCCCGAGCCGGTGGCGGCCGCGGCCGCCGAGGCCGACACCCTGCACCTGCGCCTGACCCTGCTGCAGGGCAAGTACCACCAGGTCAAGCGCATGGTGGCGGCGGTGGGCAACCGGGTCGAGACCCTGCACCGCAGCCAGATTGGCCGCCTGACCCTGCCAGACGATATGCCCGCCGGGCAATGGCGCTGGATTGACGATCCCGCCATCGTGCTGCCTTGA
- the murB gene encoding UDP-N-acetylmuramate dehydrogenase, protein MSLSPSTPATAVSVELPMERGASLRSFNSFGLPSNAQTLVRIRSTADVRRVVDHPELGRAPKFVLGGGSNLVLTRDVPACVLKMEIEGIRLLHTHEDAWVVEAGAGVVWHDLVAWCLDHGLPGLENMALIPGTVGAAPVQNIGAYGVELKDRFESLDAVDLVTGRTVTLDAAQCRFGYRDSIFKQGLAGKSVITTVRLRLPRPWTPMLGYLELERKVLETGISAPDARQIFDWVCAIRRAKLPDPAVIGNAGSFFKNPVVTAEQCRDIIGRDPHVVHYPLDDGSFKLAAGWLIDACGWKGKSIGRAGVYEKQALVLVNRGGASGAEVVTLARAIQESVYGRFGIRLEPEPVVV, encoded by the coding sequence ATGTCCCTGTCGCCGTCCACCCCAGCCACCGCTGTTTCTGTCGAATTACCGATGGAACGAGGCGCCAGCCTGCGCAGTTTCAACAGTTTCGGCCTGCCATCCAACGCCCAGACGCTGGTGCGGATTCGATCGACGGCGGACGTGCGTCGCGTGGTGGACCACCCCGAGCTGGGCCGTGCGCCCAAATTCGTCCTGGGCGGTGGCAGCAACCTGGTCTTGACCCGTGACGTGCCGGCCTGTGTGCTGAAGATGGAGATCGAAGGCATCCGGCTGCTGCACACCCATGAGGACGCCTGGGTGGTGGAGGCCGGTGCGGGGGTGGTCTGGCACGATCTGGTGGCCTGGTGCCTGGACCACGGGCTGCCAGGACTGGAGAACATGGCCCTGATTCCGGGCACGGTGGGCGCCGCTCCGGTGCAGAACATCGGTGCTTATGGGGTCGAGCTCAAGGACCGCTTCGAGTCGCTCGACGCCGTGGACCTCGTCACAGGCCGCACCGTGACCCTGGACGCTGCCCAGTGCCGCTTTGGCTACCGCGACAGCATTTTCAAGCAAGGGCTGGCGGGCAAGAGCGTGATCACGACCGTGAGGCTGCGCCTGCCCAGACCCTGGACGCCCATGCTGGGCTACCTGGAACTGGAGCGCAAGGTGCTGGAGACCGGCATCTCGGCGCCCGATGCACGCCAGATCTTCGATTGGGTGTGCGCCATCCGGCGGGCCAAATTGCCAGACCCTGCCGTCATCGGCAATGCGGGCAGCTTCTTCAAGAACCCCGTGGTGACGGCCGAACAATGCCGTGACATCATCGGACGCGACCCGCACGTGGTGCACTACCCTCTGGACGATGGCAGCTTCAAACTGGCAGCAGGCTGGCTGATCGACGCCTGTGGATGGAAGGGCAAATCCATCGGGCGTGCGGGTGTGTATGAGAAGCAGGCCCTGGTGCTGGTCAACCGAGGCGGCGCCAGCGGCGCCGAGGTGGTGACCCTGGCCAGGGCCATTCAAGAAAGCGTGTACGGCCGCTTCGGCATCCGGCTGGAGCCGGAGCCGGTGGTGGTGTGA
- the ileS gene encoding isoleucine--tRNA ligase codes for MSQDPQANPKKGGAKPADAAPESKYRATLNMPDTPFPMRGDLPKREPGWVADWESQGLYGQLRAARQGARKFVLHDGPPYANGNIHIGHAVNKVLKDMIVKARQLAGFDAIYVPGWDCHGLPIENQIEKTFGRNLSRDDVQAKARVYAAEQIDGQRVDFKRLGVLGDWSHPYRTMDFGNEANEIRALKKIMERGFVYRGLKPVYWCFDCGSSLAEFEIEYMDKKSSTLDVAFLCAEPEKLAAAFGVGSLAKEAFTVIWTTTAWTIPANQALNMHAELSYALVDTPKGLLVLAESLVEKATQRYGFEPDQIKVLATTPGAKLEGLKFKHPLAHVDAGYDRLSPVYLADYVSAEDGTGIVHAAPAYGVDDFNSCISHGLKFDDILNPVQGNGVYEADLPLFGGQHIWKAVPVILEALNNAGRLLATKEITHSYPHCWRHKTPVIYRAAAQWFVRMDEGEGVFTADKAPKTLRQTALDAIDQTTFYPENGRARLRDMIANRPDWCISRQRNWGVPLPFFLHKVTGELHPDTPALMDRAAALVEQGGVEAWAKLDPAEWLGEQASEYSKSTDILDVWFDSGTTFFHVLNSERGSHALAGHADGPEADLYLEGHDQHRGWFHSSLLAACAIYGRAPYKGLLTHGFTVDGQGRKMSKSVGNVVAPQEISNKMGAEIIRLWAASTDYSGDLGIDDKILARVVDGYRRIRNTLRFLLANTSDFNPKTDAVPLSELLEIDRYALARASQLQEDILAHYERYEFHPVVAKLQVYCSEDLGAFYLDVLKDRLYTSAAKSHARRAAQTALWHITNGMLRWMAPFLSFTAEEAWKIFNAGHGQTDTIFTETYWDFHEADKDTELLAKWSRIRAFREEVNRQIEDVRTRGEVGASLQANLFVTINADDQRLLADLRSLGDDLKFVLIVSSVELAEGHSTQIEVNPSKAVKCERCWHYRDDVGVNPEHPTICGRCNSNLHGAGEHREHA; via the coding sequence ATGAGCCAAGACCCACAAGCCAACCCCAAGAAGGGCGGCGCCAAGCCTGCCGACGCGGCCCCCGAGTCCAAGTACCGGGCCACGCTGAACATGCCCGACACCCCCTTCCCGATGCGCGGCGACCTGCCCAAGCGCGAGCCGGGCTGGGTGGCCGATTGGGAGTCCCAGGGCCTGTACGGCCAACTGCGCGCCGCGCGCCAGGGCGCCAGGAAGTTCGTGCTGCACGATGGCCCCCCCTACGCCAACGGCAACATCCACATCGGTCACGCCGTCAACAAGGTGCTCAAGGACATGATCGTCAAGGCCCGCCAGCTGGCCGGTTTTGACGCCATCTACGTGCCCGGCTGGGACTGCCACGGCCTGCCCATCGAAAACCAGATCGAGAAGACCTTTGGCCGCAACCTGAGCCGCGACGACGTGCAGGCCAAGGCCCGCGTCTATGCCGCCGAGCAGATCGACGGCCAGCGGGTGGACTTCAAGCGCCTGGGCGTGCTGGGCGACTGGTCGCATCCGTACCGCACCATGGACTTCGGCAACGAGGCCAATGAAATCCGCGCCCTGAAGAAGATCATGGAGCGTGGCTTCGTGTACCGGGGCCTCAAGCCCGTGTACTGGTGCTTCGACTGTGGCTCATCGCTGGCCGAGTTCGAGATCGAGTACATGGACAAGAAGTCCAGCACGCTGGACGTGGCTTTCTTGTGCGCCGAGCCCGAGAAGCTGGCCGCCGCCTTCGGCGTGGGCAGCCTCGCCAAAGAGGCATTCACCGTGATCTGGACCACCACCGCGTGGACGATCCCTGCCAACCAGGCGCTGAACATGCACGCCGAGTTGAGCTACGCCCTGGTCGACACGCCCAAGGGCCTGCTGGTGCTGGCCGAAAGCCTGGTCGAGAAGGCGACGCAACGCTACGGCTTCGAGCCCGATCAGATCAAGGTGCTGGCCACCACCCCCGGCGCCAAGCTGGAGGGCCTGAAGTTCAAGCACCCCCTGGCCCATGTGGATGCTGGTTACGATCGCCTGAGCCCGGTTTATCTTGCCGACTACGTCAGCGCTGAAGACGGCACGGGTATCGTGCACGCCGCGCCCGCCTACGGCGTGGACGACTTCAACAGCTGCATCTCCCACGGCCTGAAGTTCGACGACATCCTCAACCCGGTGCAGGGCAACGGCGTCTACGAAGCCGATCTGCCCCTGTTCGGCGGCCAGCACATCTGGAAGGCCGTGCCGGTCATCCTGGAGGCGCTGAACAACGCCGGCCGCCTGCTGGCCACCAAAGAGATCACCCACAGCTACCCGCACTGCTGGCGCCACAAAACGCCGGTGATCTACCGTGCGGCGGCGCAGTGGTTTGTGCGCATGGACGAAGGTGAGGGCGTGTTCACCGCCGACAAGGCGCCCAAGACCTTGCGCCAGACGGCACTGGACGCCATCGACCAGACCACCTTCTACCCCGAGAACGGCCGCGCCCGCCTGCGCGACATGATCGCCAACCGGCCCGACTGGTGCATCAGCCGCCAGCGCAACTGGGGCGTGCCGCTGCCCTTCTTCCTGCACAAGGTGACGGGTGAGCTGCACCCCGACACGCCGGCGCTCATGGACCGCGCCGCCGCGCTGGTGGAGCAGGGCGGCGTCGAGGCCTGGGCCAAGCTGGACCCGGCTGAGTGGCTGGGTGAGCAAGCCAGCGAGTACAGCAAGTCCACCGACATCCTGGATGTGTGGTTCGACTCGGGCACCACCTTCTTCCACGTGCTCAACAGCGAGCGCGGCAGCCACGCCCTGGCTGGCCACGCCGATGGCCCCGAGGCCGATCTGTACCTGGAAGGCCACGACCAGCACCGAGGCTGGTTCCACAGCTCGCTGCTGGCCGCGTGTGCCATCTATGGTCGCGCGCCTTACAAGGGCCTGCTCACCCACGGCTTCACCGTGGACGGCCAGGGCCGCAAGATGTCGAAGTCGGTCGGCAACGTGGTGGCGCCGCAAGAGATCAGCAACAAGATGGGCGCCGAGATCATCCGCCTGTGGGCGGCCTCGACCGACTACTCGGGCGACCTGGGCATCGACGACAAGATCCTGGCCCGCGTGGTGGACGGCTACCGCCGCATCCGCAACACCCTGCGCTTTTTGCTGGCCAACACGTCGGACTTCAACCCGAAGACCGACGCCGTGCCACTGAGCGAGCTGCTGGAAATCGACCGCTACGCCCTGGCCCGCGCCTCGCAGCTGCAGGAAGACATCCTGGCCCACTACGAGCGTTACGAGTTCCACCCCGTGGTGGCCAAGCTGCAGGTCTACTGCTCGGAAGACCTGGGGGCCTTCTACCTGGATGTGCTGAAAGACCGGCTCTACACCAGCGCCGCCAAGAGCCACGCCCGCCGCGCCGCGCAAACCGCGCTGTGGCACATCACGAACGGCATGCTGCGCTGGATGGCGCCCTTCCTGAGCTTCACGGCCGAAGAGGCCTGGAAGATCTTCAACGCGGGCCACGGTCAGACCGACACCATCTTCACCGAAACCTACTGGGATTTCCACGAGGCCGACAAAGACACCGAGCTGTTGGCCAAGTGGTCGCGCATCCGCGCCTTCCGTGAAGAGGTCAACCGCCAGATCGAAGACGTGCGCACCCGTGGTGAGGTGGGCGCTTCGTTGCAGGCCAATCTGTTCGTCACCATCAACGCCGACGACCAGCGCCTGCTGGCCGACCTGCGCAGCCTGGGCGATGACCTGAAGTTCGTGCTCATCGTCTCCAGCGTCGAGTTGGCCGAGGGGCATTCCACCCAGATCGAGGTCAATCCCTCCAAGGCCGTGAAGTGCGAGCGCTGCTGGCACTACCGCGACGACGTGGGCGTCAACCCCGAGCACCCGACGATCTGCGGCCGTTGCAACAGCAACCTGCACGGCGCCGGCGAACACCGCGAGCACGCTTGA
- the lspA gene encoding signal peptidase II, whose translation MAGKKSSPSSSASHGLLPWLGIAVIIILLDQFTKTLIVGYFQLGDSREVFSFFNVVRVHNHGAAFSMLATAGGWQRWFFIGLGFVAVGFMLYMLRQHGGQRLFAWALTLIIGGALGNVIDRLIHGYVVDFLDFHFRFLAPMFHGGHFPSFNIADVAISVGAALLILDEILRVRRGG comes from the coding sequence ATGGCTGGCAAGAAGTCATCGCCGTCTTCATCGGCTTCCCATGGCCTGCTGCCCTGGCTGGGCATCGCGGTCATCATCATCTTGCTGGACCAGTTCACCAAGACGCTGATCGTGGGCTACTTCCAGTTGGGCGACAGCCGCGAGGTGTTCTCGTTCTTCAACGTGGTGCGGGTGCACAACCACGGCGCCGCGTTTTCGATGCTGGCCACGGCGGGGGGCTGGCAGCGCTGGTTCTTCATCGGGCTGGGCTTCGTGGCGGTGGGCTTCATGCTCTACATGCTGCGCCAGCATGGCGGGCAACGCCTGTTTGCCTGGGCGCTCACGCTCATCATCGGCGGGGCCCTGGGCAACGTGATCGATCGCCTCATCCACGGCTACGTGGTGGATTTTCTGGATTTCCACTTCCGCTTCCTGGCGCCGATGTTCCACGGCGGGCATTTCCCCTCGTTCAACATCGCCGATGTGGCCATCTCGGTGGGGGCGGCGCTGCTGATCCTCGACGAGATCCTGCGCGTGCGGCGCGGGGGCTGA
- a CDS encoding aminotransferase class V-fold PLP-dependent enzyme — protein sequence MPGLLSNIDPDGLLEFSVVYTDRALNHMSKRFQGVMTDISAMLKRVYNAHSAVLVPGSGTFGMESVARQFAQDQHVLVIRNGWFSYRWTQIFDMGRIPASHTVLKARRIAEGAQAPWAPAPIDEVVATIAREKPALVFAPHVETAAGMILPDDYLKAVADAVHAVGGLFVLDCIASGAMWVDMKATGVDVLISAPQKGWSSSPCCAMVMLSERARQAIDATQSSTFAMDLKKWLQIMETYEGGGHAYHSTMPTDALVRLREAMAETEAYGYDKVRQEQVNLGAEVRALMVQHGYPSVAAEGFQAPGVVVSYTTDPDIQNSKKFLALGLQTAAGVPLQCDEPADFRTFRVGLFGLEKWHNVQRSVQQLAQALDALDAPQASEVTASRAA from the coding sequence ATGCCCGGACTGCTCTCCAACATCGACCCTGACGGCCTGCTCGAATTCTCGGTGGTCTACACCGACCGCGCCCTGAACCACATGTCCAAGCGCTTTCAGGGCGTGATGACCGACATCTCGGCCATGCTCAAGCGCGTGTACAACGCCCACTCGGCCGTGCTGGTGCCGGGCAGCGGCACCTTCGGCATGGAATCGGTGGCGCGCCAGTTTGCCCAAGACCAGCACGTGCTGGTCATCCGCAACGGCTGGTTCAGCTACCGCTGGACGCAGATCTTCGACATGGGCCGCATCCCGGCCAGCCACACCGTGCTCAAGGCCCGCCGCATCGCCGAGGGTGCTCAGGCGCCTTGGGCCCCTGCGCCCATCGACGAGGTGGTGGCCACCATCGCCCGCGAAAAGCCCGCCCTGGTATTTGCGCCTCACGTGGAAACCGCCGCTGGCATGATCCTGCCCGACGACTACCTGAAGGCCGTGGCCGACGCCGTGCACGCCGTGGGCGGCCTGTTCGTGCTGGACTGCATCGCCTCGGGCGCCATGTGGGTGGACATGAAAGCCACGGGTGTGGACGTGCTGATCAGCGCGCCGCAAAAGGGCTGGAGCAGCTCACCTTGCTGTGCCATGGTCATGCTCAGCGAGCGCGCCCGCCAGGCGATTGACGCCACCCAAAGCAGCACTTTTGCCATGGACCTGAAGAAGTGGCTGCAGATCATGGAAACCTACGAAGGTGGCGGTCACGCCTACCACTCCACCATGCCCACCGATGCCCTGGTGCGTCTGCGCGAGGCCATGGCCGAAACCGAAGCCTACGGCTACGACAAGGTGCGACAAGAGCAGGTCAATCTGGGCGCCGAGGTGCGCGCCCTGATGGTTCAGCACGGCTACCCCAGCGTGGCGGCTGAAGGCTTCCAGGCCCCGGGTGTGGTGGTGAGCTACACCACCGACCCCGACATCCAGAACAGCAAGAAGTTCCTGGCCCTCGGCCTGCAAACCGCAGCGGGCGTGCCCCTGCAGTGCGACGAGCCGGCCGACTTCCGCACCTTCCGCGTGGGGTTGTTTGGCCTGGAGAAGTGGCACAACGTGCAGCGCTCGGTGCAGCAGCTGGCCCAGGCGCTGGACGCCCTGGACGCGCCTCAGGCCAGCGAAGTCACCGCGTCGC
- a CDS encoding retropepsin-like aspartic protease family protein, which produces MAMPLSCLRVTCLLTALVLGAGAQAASVAMTGHMGGKALLVINGGAPKALAAGQSHQGVKVVSVQSDQTVIEVDGQRDTITLGGVPTIIMGQGGGGGGAREIVLMAGTGGHYFAQGAINGRSVRFVVDTGATSVAMGAEEARRLGIKFENGTPIQMGTANGVVRAYRVNLRSVRIQNVEVFDVEASVVPMAMPVVLLGNSFLGRFQMNQTNETLRLTRRY; this is translated from the coding sequence ATGGCGATGCCCCTCTCGTGCCTTCGGGTGACATGCCTTTTGACCGCCCTGGTGCTGGGCGCAGGTGCCCAGGCGGCCAGCGTGGCCATGACGGGCCACATGGGCGGCAAGGCCCTGCTGGTCATCAATGGTGGTGCGCCGAAGGCCTTGGCCGCAGGCCAGTCCCACCAGGGCGTGAAGGTCGTCAGTGTTCAGAGCGACCAGACCGTGATCGAGGTCGATGGCCAGCGTGACACCATCACCCTGGGTGGTGTGCCCACCATCATCATGGGCCAGGGTGGCGGCGGTGGTGGCGCGCGCGAGATCGTGCTGATGGCCGGCACTGGCGGGCACTACTTTGCACAGGGCGCCATCAACGGGCGCAGCGTGCGCTTTGTGGTCGACACCGGGGCCACGTCGGTGGCCATGGGCGCTGAAGAGGCCCGGCGCCTGGGCATCAAGTTCGAGAATGGCACCCCCATCCAGATGGGCACAGCCAACGGCGTGGTCCGGGCTTACCGTGTCAACTTGCGTTCGGTGCGCATCCAGAACGTCGAGGTGTTTGATGTCGAGGCCTCGGTGGTGCCGATGGCCATGCCCGTGGTTTTGCTGGGCAATTCCTTCCTCGGTCGATTCCAGATGAACCAGACCAACGAAACATTGCGGCTGACGCGCCGCTATTGA
- a CDS encoding bifunctional riboflavin kinase/FAD synthetase, which produces MQVFRGFHHAALAPTCALTIGNFDGVHRGHQAMLALLRNEALHRGVPATVLTFEPHPRDYFAALADKPELAPARIATLRDKLSELERCGVDQVVILPFDARLAALSPEAFVQQVIVDGLRARYVLVGDDFRFGAKRAGDYAMLDAAGQAQGFEVARMMSYEVRGLRVSSSVVREALTAGDMAQVATLLGRPYTVSGHVVHGQKLGRSLDCRTLNVRFGHEKPATTGIFVVRTHGLADEPLEGVASLGVRPTVTETGRVLLEVHCFDWPAHLGLEGGYGKIVRVELLHKLRDEARYDGLEALQAAIHKDIADAKAFFQAQRRQTTRDRI; this is translated from the coding sequence ATGCAAGTCTTTCGCGGTTTCCACCATGCGGCATTGGCGCCGACCTGTGCCCTGACGATCGGCAATTTCGACGGCGTTCACCGTGGGCACCAGGCCATGCTGGCCCTTTTGCGCAACGAGGCGCTGCACCGGGGCGTGCCCGCCACCGTGCTCACCTTCGAGCCCCACCCACGCGATTACTTCGCGGCCCTGGCCGACAAGCCCGAGCTCGCACCAGCCCGCATCGCCACGCTGCGCGACAAGCTGTCCGAGCTGGAGCGCTGCGGGGTCGATCAGGTGGTCATCCTGCCCTTTGACGCACGCCTGGCGGCCCTCAGCCCCGAGGCGTTTGTGCAGCAGGTCATCGTCGACGGCCTGCGTGCCCGCTACGTGCTGGTGGGCGATGACTTCCGTTTTGGCGCCAAGCGGGCCGGCGACTACGCCATGCTGGACGCCGCCGGGCAGGCCCAGGGCTTTGAGGTGGCCCGCATGATGAGCTACGAGGTGCGCGGCTTGAGGGTGTCGTCGTCGGTGGTGCGTGAAGCGCTGACCGCGGGCGACATGGCCCAGGTGGCCACCCTGCTGGGGCGCCCGTACACCGTGAGCGGTCACGTGGTGCACGGCCAGAAACTGGGGCGCAGCCTGGATTGCCGCACGCTCAACGTGCGCTTTGGGCACGAGAAGCCCGCCACCACCGGCATCTTCGTGGTGCGCACCCACGGGCTGGCCGATGAGCCTCTGGAGGGCGTGGCCAGCCTGGGTGTGCGCCCCACGGTGACCGAAACCGGTCGCGTGCTGCTGGAAGTGCATTGCTTTGATTGGCCGGCCCACCTCGGCCTCGAAGGGGGCTACGGTAAAATCGTGCGCGTGGAACTGCTGCACAAACTCCGAGACGAAGCCCGCTACGACGGGCTGGAGGCGTTGCAGGCCGCCATTCACAAGGACATCGCTGACGCGAAGGCCTTTTTCCAGGCGCAGCGCCGCCAGACCACGCGCGACCGAATTTGA